The following are encoded in a window of Amycolatopsis lexingtonensis genomic DNA:
- a CDS encoding thiamine-phosphate kinase, with the protein MSPNDGTVAETGEFALIRAVTEGRRQPPGTLLGPGDDAAVVAAPDGRVVASTDVLVQGVHFRLDWSPPEHVGRKAVAVNLADIAAMGATPTTVLVGIACPPDTPREVVTGLADGMWAEAERAGIGVSGGDMVRADQLVISVTALGDLGDREPVTRSGARPGDLLAVCGRLGWAAAGLAVLGRGFRSPVGVVNAQRCPEPPYEAGPRAALAGATAMIDVSDGLLADLGHIGEASGVGIDVRTADLDIPGRLTEVGAALGADPLDWVLTGGEDHALVATFPPFTELPEGWRTIGVVTMADSGITVDGKPFSREGGWTHWR; encoded by the coding sequence GTGTCACCGAACGACGGAACGGTCGCCGAGACCGGGGAGTTCGCGCTCATCCGAGCCGTCACCGAAGGACGGCGCCAGCCGCCGGGCACGTTGCTCGGCCCCGGTGACGACGCCGCCGTCGTCGCCGCCCCCGACGGCCGCGTGGTCGCCAGCACCGACGTGCTCGTGCAGGGCGTGCACTTCCGGCTCGACTGGTCGCCGCCCGAGCACGTCGGGCGCAAGGCCGTCGCGGTCAACCTGGCCGACATCGCCGCCATGGGCGCCACCCCGACCACCGTCCTGGTCGGGATCGCCTGCCCGCCCGACACCCCGCGCGAGGTCGTCACCGGCCTCGCCGACGGCATGTGGGCCGAAGCCGAACGCGCCGGCATCGGTGTTTCCGGCGGCGACATGGTGCGCGCCGACCAGCTCGTGATCAGCGTCACCGCGCTCGGCGACCTCGGCGACCGCGAACCGGTGACGCGCTCGGGCGCCCGGCCTGGCGACCTCCTCGCGGTGTGCGGGCGGCTCGGCTGGGCCGCCGCCGGCCTGGCCGTGCTCGGCCGCGGGTTCCGGTCCCCGGTCGGCGTCGTCAACGCCCAGCGCTGCCCCGAACCGCCGTACGAAGCCGGTCCGCGCGCGGCGCTGGCCGGGGCCACGGCCATGATCGACGTCTCCGACGGCCTGCTCGCCGACCTCGGGCACATCGGCGAGGCCTCCGGTGTCGGCATCGACGTCCGCACCGCCGACCTCGACATCCCCGGCCGGCTCACCGAAGTCGGCGCCGCGCTGGGCGCCGACCCCCTCGACTGGGTCCTCACCGGTGGCGAAGACCACGCCCTCGTGGCCACCTTCCCGCCCTTCACCGAACTGCCGGAGGGCTGGCGCACCATCGGCGTGGTCACGATGGCCGACTCCGGGATCACCGTGGACGGGAAACCGTTTTCGCGAGAAGGCGGCTGGACGCACTGGCGCTGA
- a CDS encoding Lrp/AsnC ligand binding domain-containing protein, with the protein MVHAYILIQTEVGKAAAVAAEISSIAGVTSSEDVTGPYDVIVRAAADTVDQLGQLVVAKVQNVEGITRTLTCPVVHL; encoded by the coding sequence GTGGTCCACGCATACATCCTCATCCAGACCGAGGTCGGCAAGGCGGCCGCGGTGGCGGCCGAGATCTCCAGCATCGCGGGCGTCACCAGTTCGGAGGATGTCACCGGGCCGTACGACGTCATCGTCCGCGCGGCCGCCGACACCGTCGACCAGCTGGGCCAGCTCGTGGTCGCGAAGGTGCAGAACGTGGAAGGCATCACGCGGACGCTGACCTGCCCGGTCGTGCACCTCTGA
- a CDS encoding DUF3515 domain-containing protein, translating into MPESDTGAPPKVVLVTAAALAVALAVAVAVFALTQRSASDTAGPLPLVPVPAPAAGSPGCTTLLGAVPTELTSNGASLKVRALADPAPPATVAWGTTDPLVLRCGLDRPPELTPTAALRLVNKVQWLQVPGEGASTWYVVDREVYAALTVPDSAGTGPLQQISDTVAAKLPPRPLRFS; encoded by the coding sequence GTGCCTGAATCCGACACCGGTGCACCGCCCAAGGTGGTCCTCGTCACCGCCGCCGCGCTCGCCGTGGCCCTGGCGGTCGCCGTCGCCGTCTTCGCGCTGACCCAGCGCTCCGCCTCGGACACCGCGGGGCCACTGCCCTTGGTCCCGGTACCGGCGCCCGCCGCGGGCTCGCCCGGGTGCACGACGCTGCTGGGCGCGGTCCCCACGGAACTGACGTCCAACGGGGCTTCCTTGAAGGTGCGGGCCTTGGCGGACCCGGCCCCGCCCGCGACGGTGGCCTGGGGCACGACCGACCCGCTGGTGCTGCGCTGCGGCCTGGACCGTCCCCCGGAGCTGACCCCGACCGCGGCGCTGCGGCTGGTGAACAAGGTGCAGTGGCTGCAGGTGCCGGGCGAAGGCGCGTCGACGTGGTACGTCGTGGACCGCGAGGTCTACGCGGCGCTGACGGTGCCGGACAGCGCCGGCACGGGCCCGCTGCAGCAGATCTCGGACACGGTGGCCGCGAAACTCCCGCCGCGGCCGCTGCGGTTCTCCTAG
- a CDS encoding D-alanine--D-alanine ligase family protein, which yields MSEKIRVAVVFGGRSSEHTISCLSAGSVLGHLDPARFEAVPVGITREGRWVLGTGDSAQLAIRGRELPSVDDGKGLVLAGDPSSQGLVAVEAGRESELLSQVDVVFPVLHGAFGEDGTIQGLLELAGIPYVGPGVLASAAAMDKETAKKLLAAEGLPVGTFVALKRDQSTLDDGERAKLGLPVFVKPSRAGSSVGISRVTTWDDLDAAIELARATDPKVLVEAAVVGREVECGVLEFPDGRVEASLPAEIRVLSEDENAWYDFETKYLGDDAELDIPAKLDDALTEKLRAMAVEAFKALDCQGLARVDFFVGEDGELTINEVNTMPGFTTKSAYPKMWEVTGVDYSTLLSTLIDTAVARGTGLR from the coding sequence ATGAGCGAGAAGATCCGGGTGGCGGTCGTGTTCGGTGGGCGCAGCAGTGAGCACACCATCTCCTGCCTGTCCGCCGGCAGCGTCCTGGGTCACCTCGACCCCGCGCGGTTCGAGGCCGTGCCGGTCGGGATCACCCGCGAAGGCCGCTGGGTGCTGGGTACCGGGGACTCCGCGCAGCTCGCCATCCGCGGGCGGGAATTGCCCTCCGTGGACGACGGCAAGGGGCTCGTGCTCGCCGGTGACCCCTCCAGCCAGGGGCTCGTCGCCGTCGAGGCCGGGCGGGAAAGCGAGCTGCTCTCGCAGGTGGACGTCGTCTTCCCGGTGCTGCACGGCGCCTTCGGCGAGGACGGCACCATCCAGGGCCTCCTCGAACTCGCCGGCATCCCGTACGTCGGGCCCGGCGTGCTCGCCAGTGCCGCCGCCATGGACAAGGAAACCGCGAAGAAACTCCTTGCCGCCGAAGGGCTTCCGGTCGGGACCTTCGTCGCGCTGAAGCGCGATCAGTCTACTTTGGACGACGGCGAGCGGGCCAAGCTCGGGCTGCCCGTCTTCGTCAAGCCCTCGCGCGCCGGGTCGTCCGTCGGCATCAGCCGGGTGACCACGTGGGACGACCTCGACGCCGCCATCGAGCTGGCGCGCGCGACCGATCCCAAGGTGCTCGTCGAAGCCGCGGTCGTCGGGCGGGAGGTCGAGTGCGGGGTGCTCGAGTTCCCGGACGGCCGCGTCGAGGCGTCGCTGCCCGCCGAGATCCGGGTGCTCTCCGAAGACGAAAACGCTTGGTACGACTTCGAAACCAAGTACCTCGGGGACGACGCCGAGCTGGACATCCCCGCCAAGCTCGACGACGCGCTGACCGAGAAGCTCCGCGCCATGGCCGTGGAAGCCTTCAAAGCACTCGACTGCCAGGGCCTCGCCCGCGTCGACTTCTTCGTCGGTGAAGACGGCGAGCTGACCATCAACGAGGTCAACACCATGCCCGGCTTCACGACGAAGTCCGCCTACCCGAAGATGTGGGAGGTCACCGGCGTGGACTACTCGACGCTGCTGAGCACCCTCATCGACACGGCCGTCGCTCGCGGCACCGGCCTCCGCTAG
- a CDS encoding PLP-dependent aminotransferase family protein — translation MSHADTALPVSLDRAAVTPLAVQLADALREAAASGHLRGGDRLPSTRALAGRLGVSRTVTSAAYEQLHAEGWIAGRHGSGTYVTTPPSFSASQVPAPAVPAPEAVAPSLLDLGPGTPWADGLDRAAWRRAWRAAADPDPLVRAHRAGLPEYRAAVSEHLLRHRGLAAGSVLATGGTTAAVVELAAAVLERGDVVAVEEPGYQRAVQAFRRAGMRVVGVPVDLEGLRPEAIPADARAVYCSPAHQYPMGSRLSAARRVSLVERARSSSMLVIEDDYDGELRFDVAPLPMLASLAPDVVAHLGTTSKILTPTLGAGWMVAPEAITSAVLAYRDSTGTRPSPAGQRVLYEFARNGDLGRHLRKLRREMAERRTLLAGALAAAGIPVRGDDAGAHLVVPFSSAEVEASVIASAERRGIRLDGLARHFAGTPSAHGVAIGYAGCSREALAAALPTLVSLLR, via the coding sequence GTGTCCCACGCCGACACCGCGCTCCCGGTCAGCCTCGACCGCGCCGCCGTCACGCCGCTGGCCGTCCAGCTCGCCGACGCACTGCGCGAAGCGGCCGCTTCCGGCCACCTCCGGGGCGGCGACCGGCTCCCGTCGACGCGGGCGCTGGCGGGGCGCCTCGGCGTCAGCCGCACGGTGACGTCGGCGGCCTACGAGCAGCTGCACGCCGAGGGCTGGATCGCCGGACGGCACGGCTCCGGCACGTACGTGACGACGCCGCCGTCCTTTTCGGCCTCTCAGGTCCCCGCGCCCGCGGTGCCGGCGCCCGAGGCGGTGGCACCTTCGCTGCTCGACCTGGGCCCCGGCACACCGTGGGCGGACGGCCTGGACCGCGCGGCCTGGCGCCGCGCCTGGCGGGCGGCGGCCGACCCGGATCCCCTGGTCCGCGCCCACCGCGCGGGCCTCCCGGAGTACCGGGCGGCGGTGTCGGAGCACCTGCTGCGCCACCGCGGTCTCGCCGCCGGTTCGGTACTGGCGACCGGCGGCACGACGGCGGCGGTGGTCGAGCTGGCGGCCGCGGTCCTGGAGCGCGGGGACGTCGTCGCCGTCGAGGAACCGGGCTACCAGCGCGCGGTGCAGGCGTTCCGCCGCGCGGGCATGCGGGTCGTCGGGGTGCCGGTGGACCTCGAGGGGCTGCGGCCGGAGGCGATCCCCGCGGACGCCAGGGCGGTGTACTGCTCGCCGGCGCACCAGTACCCGATGGGCAGCCGCCTGAGCGCGGCCCGGCGGGTCTCGCTGGTGGAGCGCGCGCGTTCTTCGTCCATGTTGGTCATCGAGGACGACTACGACGGTGAGCTGCGGTTCGACGTGGCGCCGCTGCCGATGCTGGCTTCGCTGGCCCCGGACGTCGTGGCGCACCTGGGGACGACGTCGAAGATCCTCACGCCGACGCTGGGCGCGGGGTGGATGGTGGCGCCGGAGGCGATCACTTCGGCGGTGCTGGCGTACCGGGATTCGACGGGGACGCGGCCGTCGCCGGCGGGGCAGCGGGTGTTGTACGAGTTCGCTCGGAACGGGGATTTGGGGCGGCACCTGCGGAAGCTGCGCCGGGAGATGGCGGAGCGGCGGACTTTGCTGGCGGGGGCGTTGGCGGCGGCGGGTATCCCGGTGCGGGGGGATGACGCCGGGGCGCATCTGGTGGTGCCGTTTTCGTCGGCCGAGGTGGAGGCGTCGGTGATCGCTTCGGCCGAGCGGCGGGGGATTCGGCTGGATGGGCTGGCGCGGCATTTCGCGGGGACGCCGTCCGCGCACGGGGTGGCGATCGGGTACGCGGGGTGTTCGCGGGAGGCTTTGGCGGCGGCTTTGCCGACACTGGTGTCCTTGCTGCGCTGA
- a CDS encoding pyridoxamine 5'-phosphate oxidase family protein produces MLSTTPRTTLGRKKHRAVTDRSALYAVLDEGLICHLGVVRDGVPLVLPTGYGRDGDTLYLHGSTGAASLRTAAQDLEVCVTVTLLDGIVYSRSVNNHSMNYRSAVILGQAKPVLDAEAKMHGLKVLTDHLAPGSWEHAREVNAKEFAAVSVLALDLAEASVKMRAEGPGDEPEDVEADAAWAGVLPVRTVFGTPEPSEDLSPGWTIPEHVTGR; encoded by the coding sequence ATGCTGTCCACCACGCCCCGCACCACGCTAGGCCGCAAGAAGCACCGCGCCGTGACCGACCGCTCGGCGCTGTACGCGGTCCTCGACGAAGGGCTCATCTGCCACCTCGGCGTCGTCCGCGACGGCGTCCCGCTGGTCCTGCCGACCGGCTACGGACGCGACGGCGACACGCTCTACCTGCACGGTTCCACCGGCGCGGCCAGCCTCCGCACGGCGGCGCAGGACCTCGAGGTGTGCGTCACGGTGACGCTCCTCGACGGCATCGTCTACTCGCGCTCGGTGAACAACCACTCGATGAACTACCGCAGCGCGGTCATCCTCGGGCAGGCGAAGCCGGTCCTGGACGCCGAAGCGAAGATGCACGGCCTGAAGGTGCTCACCGACCACCTCGCGCCGGGTTCGTGGGAGCACGCGCGCGAGGTCAACGCCAAGGAGTTCGCCGCGGTGAGCGTGCTCGCGCTCGACCTCGCCGAGGCGTCGGTGAAGATGCGCGCCGAGGGCCCCGGCGACGAGCCCGAGGACGTCGAGGCGGACGCGGCCTGGGCCGGGGTGCTGCCGGTCCGGACGGTTTTCGGCACGCCCGAGCCGTCCGAGGACCTCTCCCCCGGCTGGACGATCCCGGAGCACGTGACCGGCCGGTGA
- a CDS encoding dihydrofolate reductase family protein, with translation MRSLTVTMNVTLDGVVQGLGRPDEDTRGGFRHGGWGTRYQDDVLAAEMGRGMSRAGDMLFGRRTWEDFTAVWSRREDGNPFTTHMDAVTKYVASTTLEDAAAWRNSVLLRGAATRTVTELKARPGGDLSVVGSASLVRALHAAGLVDRYTLVIHPLTLGTGARLFDEGAPLTEFTLTRSVTTTKGVLIAHYDRRAGA, from the coding sequence ATGCGCTCGCTCACCGTCACCATGAACGTCACCCTCGACGGCGTCGTCCAGGGCCTCGGCCGCCCCGACGAGGACACCCGCGGCGGCTTCCGCCACGGCGGCTGGGGCACCCGGTACCAGGACGACGTCCTGGCCGCGGAGATGGGCCGGGGCATGAGCCGGGCCGGCGACATGCTCTTCGGCCGCCGCACCTGGGAGGACTTCACGGCGGTGTGGAGCCGGCGCGAGGACGGCAACCCGTTCACCACGCACATGGACGCCGTCACCAAATACGTCGCCTCGACCACCCTCGAAGACGCCGCCGCGTGGCGGAACTCGGTGCTGCTGCGCGGAGCGGCCACCCGGACCGTCACCGAACTGAAGGCGCGGCCCGGCGGCGACCTGTCGGTCGTCGGGAGCGCGTCGCTGGTGCGCGCGCTGCACGCGGCCGGCCTGGTCGACCGCTACACGCTGGTGATCCACCCGCTCACGCTCGGCACCGGCGCGCGCCTGTTCGACGAAGGGGCGCCGCTCACCGAGTTCACGCTCACCCGCAGCGTCACGACCACGAAGGGCGTGCTCATCGCCCACTACGACCGGCGAGCGGGAGCCTGA
- a CDS encoding sensor histidine kinase — MKRCFAKWYGAWQRTRLGTRITLGLGALALVVFAAVGVTMVGIMHGYLDRRLDEQLSKSQNTQLPQLRETHGSPQSVYSWYSALYKVRGGIATPEPGGKLPDDAEQLAKIAADAVGGDVTRTIYLHEDGPYRVRACPVDNGSVLLSAAPQKDLDGTVQQLIWVEVAAFSLALGVLVVVGRLVLRRGLRPLADMAGTAHDIASHDLTANAALPVRAAGTGGGAEVDELRTAFNVMLAHIDTSLAAKTEANERLRRFVADASHELRTPLTSIRGYADLFRYAAANEPAEREAHLAKIREETARMTVLIDDLLLLARLDARAAETPLRPERVDLAELAGDAADAFAAGRPDHPLTSSFEPAFVDADPVRLRQVLDNLLANAAVHTPPGTAVHLAVGSSPGEAVVAVTDAGPGIAPADRERIFDRFFRVDDSRTRGNGGTGLGLSVVQSLVTAHGGTVSVASEPGRTTFTVRLPLAGRSGR; from the coding sequence GTGAAGCGCTGCTTCGCGAAGTGGTACGGGGCCTGGCAGCGCACGCGGCTGGGCACCCGGATCACGCTGGGGCTCGGCGCACTCGCGCTGGTCGTGTTCGCGGCCGTCGGCGTCACGATGGTCGGGATCATGCACGGCTACCTCGACCGCCGGCTCGACGAGCAGCTGTCCAAGAGCCAGAACACCCAGCTCCCGCAGCTGCGCGAGACGCACGGCTCGCCGCAGTCGGTGTACTCCTGGTATTCGGCGCTGTACAAGGTGCGCGGCGGCATCGCGACGCCCGAACCGGGCGGCAAGCTGCCGGACGACGCCGAGCAGCTGGCGAAGATCGCCGCGGACGCGGTCGGCGGCGACGTCACGCGCACGATCTACCTGCACGAGGACGGGCCGTACCGGGTCCGGGCCTGCCCGGTCGACAACGGGTCGGTGCTGCTCTCGGCCGCGCCCCAGAAGGATCTCGACGGGACCGTTCAGCAGCTGATCTGGGTCGAGGTGGCCGCCTTCTCGCTCGCGCTGGGCGTCCTGGTGGTCGTCGGACGGCTGGTGCTACGCCGCGGCCTGCGCCCGCTGGCCGACATGGCCGGGACCGCGCACGACATCGCCTCCCACGACCTCACCGCGAACGCCGCTCTGCCGGTGCGCGCGGCCGGCACCGGCGGCGGCGCCGAAGTCGACGAGCTGCGGACGGCGTTCAACGTGATGCTGGCGCACATCGACACCTCCCTGGCGGCGAAGACCGAGGCGAACGAGCGCCTGCGCCGGTTCGTCGCGGACGCCTCGCACGAGCTGCGCACGCCGCTGACGTCGATCCGCGGCTACGCGGACCTCTTCCGCTACGCCGCGGCGAACGAGCCGGCCGAGCGTGAGGCCCACCTGGCCAAGATCCGCGAGGAGACCGCGCGGATGACGGTGCTGATCGACGACCTCCTGCTGCTGGCCCGCCTCGACGCGCGCGCCGCCGAGACGCCGTTGCGGCCCGAGCGCGTCGACCTGGCCGAGCTGGCGGGCGACGCCGCGGACGCGTTCGCCGCCGGGCGGCCGGACCACCCGCTGACGTCGTCGTTCGAGCCGGCCTTCGTGGACGCCGACCCCGTGCGGTTGCGGCAGGTGCTCGACAACCTGCTGGCCAACGCCGCCGTGCACACCCCGCCCGGGACCGCGGTGCACCTCGCGGTGGGGTCTTCCCCCGGCGAGGCCGTCGTGGCGGTCACCGATGCCGGACCCGGCATCGCGCCGGCCGACCGGGAGCGGATCTTCGACCGCTTCTTCCGCGTCGACGACTCCCGCACCCGCGGCAACGGCGGCACCGGGCTGGGACTTTCGGTGGTCCAGTCCCTGGTGACGGCACACGGCGGGACGGTCTCGGTCGCCTCGGAACCGGGCCGGACCACGTTCACGGTCAGGCTCCCGCTCGCCGGTCGTAGTGGGCGATGA
- a CDS encoding response regulator transcription factor, giving the protein MQSSETVRLLVVDDEPHIADLVATVARYEGWQAVTAGSGKAALTEAAAFGPDIVVLDLMLPDLDGFTVLDRLRENGNAVPVVFLTAKDATADRIAGLTRGGDDYLVKPFSVEELMARLRAVLRRSHGGVQTAARGAVLRVGDLTLDEDTREVRRGDRLAELTPTEYELLRYLMRRSPAVLTKAQILDHVWEYDFGGRSNVVELVISHLRRKVDAGGGEPLIHTVRGVGYVVRQVNR; this is encoded by the coding sequence GTGCAGAGCTCCGAGACCGTGCGCCTGCTCGTCGTCGACGACGAGCCGCACATCGCCGACCTCGTCGCCACCGTCGCCCGGTACGAGGGCTGGCAGGCGGTCACCGCGGGCTCCGGCAAGGCCGCGCTGACCGAGGCGGCGGCGTTCGGCCCGGACATCGTCGTGCTCGACCTGATGCTGCCCGACCTCGACGGCTTCACCGTGCTCGACCGCCTGCGCGAGAACGGCAACGCGGTGCCCGTGGTGTTCCTCACGGCCAAGGACGCGACGGCCGACCGGATCGCCGGGCTCACCCGCGGCGGGGACGACTACCTCGTGAAACCGTTTTCCGTCGAGGAGCTGATGGCGCGGCTGCGCGCGGTGCTGCGGCGCAGCCACGGCGGGGTCCAGACCGCCGCGCGCGGCGCCGTGCTGCGGGTCGGGGACCTCACGCTGGACGAGGACACCCGCGAGGTCCGCCGCGGCGACCGCCTGGCCGAGCTGACCCCGACCGAGTACGAGCTGCTGCGCTACCTCATGCGCCGCTCGCCCGCGGTGCTGACGAAGGCGCAGATCCTCGACCACGTCTGGGAGTACGACTTCGGCGGCCGGTCCAATGTGGTCGAACTGGTCATCTCGCACCTGCGGCGCAAGGTCGACGCGGGTGGCGGCGAACCGCTGATCCACACCGTGCGCGGCGTCGGCTACGTCGTGCGCCAGGTCAACCGGTGA
- a CDS encoding ferric reductase-like transmembrane domain-containing protein, whose protein sequence is MTQTAEATRPAIRPRIAAKSGLFTFLGANVAAVTALFAEAGLSPNVLISIGRLAGMYGALAMAFQLLLVARLPWLDRRIGMDRLTTWHRWTGFTILWTLLAHLVFIAFGYAEVSDKGVVDELVEMANTLEGILRALVAFAVILIVGAASAKFARKRLAYETWHFIHLYTYAAIVLAFTHQIALGTSFASAPTAKAYWWTMWLGAGAAVLAGRVVLPLWRNVRHRLRVTAVVSEAPDVVSVYMTGKHLDKMPARAGQFFLWRFLTKDRWWQANPFSLSAAPDGRTLRLTAKALGDSSASLRSLRVGTRVFAEGPYGAFTTLHQRRPNALLVAGGVGITPIRALLEDIEGHVVVLYRVRSQADAVLLPELNGLAKARGADISVLTGPDQAVGPRGAMLGPANLHMMVPDVHDRDVFVCGPPGMTSAVLRSLRELKVPKTQVHAERFSLAA, encoded by the coding sequence ATGACGCAGACCGCCGAGGCCACGCGCCCGGCGATCCGCCCCCGGATCGCCGCGAAATCCGGCCTCTTCACCTTCCTGGGCGCCAACGTGGCGGCCGTCACCGCGCTGTTCGCGGAGGCCGGCCTGTCGCCGAACGTGCTGATCAGCATCGGGCGGCTCGCCGGGATGTACGGCGCGCTGGCCATGGCGTTCCAGCTGCTGCTCGTGGCGCGGCTGCCCTGGCTGGACCGGCGGATCGGGATGGACCGGCTCACCACGTGGCACCGCTGGACCGGCTTCACGATCCTGTGGACGCTGCTCGCGCACCTGGTGTTCATCGCGTTCGGCTACGCGGAGGTGTCCGACAAGGGCGTGGTCGACGAGCTGGTCGAGATGGCGAACACCCTCGAAGGCATCCTGCGGGCGCTGGTCGCGTTCGCCGTGATCCTGATCGTGGGCGCGGCTTCGGCGAAGTTCGCGCGCAAGCGGCTGGCCTACGAGACGTGGCACTTCATCCACCTCTACACCTACGCCGCTATCGTGCTGGCGTTCACGCACCAGATCGCGCTCGGCACGTCGTTCGCGAGCGCGCCGACGGCCAAGGCGTACTGGTGGACGATGTGGCTGGGCGCCGGTGCCGCCGTGCTCGCCGGGCGCGTCGTGCTCCCGCTGTGGCGCAACGTGCGCCACCGGCTGCGCGTCACCGCGGTCGTTTCCGAGGCCCCGGACGTCGTTTCGGTGTACATGACCGGCAAGCACCTGGACAAGATGCCGGCGCGGGCGGGGCAGTTCTTCCTGTGGCGGTTCCTCACGAAGGACCGCTGGTGGCAGGCCAACCCGTTCTCGCTGTCCGCCGCGCCCGACGGCCGCACGCTGCGGCTGACCGCGAAGGCGCTCGGCGACTCGAGTGCGTCGCTGCGGAGCCTGCGCGTCGGGACGCGGGTGTTCGCCGAAGGCCCGTACGGCGCGTTCACGACCCTCCACCAGCGGCGGCCCAACGCGCTGCTCGTCGCGGGCGGGGTCGGCATCACGCCGATCCGCGCGCTGCTGGAGGACATCGAGGGGCACGTCGTCGTGCTGTACCGGGTCCGTTCCCAGGCCGACGCGGTGCTGCTGCCGGAGCTGAACGGGCTGGCCAAGGCCCGCGGCGCCGACATCAGCGTCCTCACCGGACCGGACCAGGCGGTCGGCCCGCGCGGGGCGATGCTCGGGCCGGCGAACCTGCACATGATGGTGCCGGACGTGCACGACCGGGACGTGTTCGTCTGCGGCCCGCCGGGGATGACGTCGGCCGTGCTGCGCAGCCTGCGCGAGCTGAAGGTGCCGAAGACCCAGGTCCACGCCGAACGCTTCAGCCTCGCGGCCTAA
- a CDS encoding FMN-binding protein, with protein MKKTIFVVALSIAGFIAVWRFEPGPLHNAAAVAQAPPSTSAPAAPSTAPSTSDGGDPTVTTQGTAESSKYGVVQVQVTFTGSRLTAITLLQAPNEGRALTALPRLQDEAMQAQSADIDTITGATETSESYKTSLQAAIDQRGNR; from the coding sequence GTGAAGAAGACCATTTTCGTCGTCGCGCTCTCGATCGCGGGGTTCATCGCGGTCTGGCGGTTCGAGCCGGGGCCGCTGCACAACGCCGCCGCCGTCGCGCAGGCGCCGCCCAGTACCAGCGCACCGGCCGCGCCGTCGACCGCACCCTCCACTTCGGACGGTGGGGACCCGACGGTGACCACGCAGGGCACCGCCGAATCCAGCAAGTACGGCGTCGTGCAGGTCCAGGTGACGTTCACCGGTTCGCGGCTCACCGCCATCACCCTGCTGCAGGCGCCGAACGAAGGCCGGGCGCTGACCGCGTTGCCGCGGCTGCAGGACGAAGCGATGCAGGCCCAGAGCGCCGACATCGACACGATCACCGGCGCGACCGAGACCAGCGAGTCCTACAAGACCTCGCTGCAGGCCGCGATCGACCAGCGGGGGAACCGATGA
- a CDS encoding FAD:protein FMN transferase: MSVRVEQIMGLPISLDLRDDADFAEAVDDVFAWFHDVDARFSPFKEDSEVSRYDRGELAAAELSDDLLEVLELCAYYEQLSGGAFRARLPGRGLDPCAVVKGWAVQRAADMLKAEGATTFCLNAGGDVVTAGEPEPGRPWRVGVRHPEQPLAVCAVLESRNGAIATSAAYERGSHILDGRSGTPATGLMSVTVVAGDLVTADALATAAFAMGEEGITWAADRPDCEILIVDDSRRVHRTAGLALAS; the protein is encoded by the coding sequence ATGAGCGTCCGCGTCGAGCAGATCATGGGACTGCCGATTTCCCTGGACCTGCGCGACGATGCGGACTTCGCCGAGGCCGTCGACGACGTCTTCGCCTGGTTCCACGACGTCGACGCCCGGTTCAGCCCGTTCAAGGAGGACAGCGAAGTCAGCCGGTACGACCGCGGCGAGCTCGCGGCCGCCGAGCTGAGCGACGACCTCCTGGAGGTCCTGGAGCTCTGCGCGTACTACGAGCAGCTTTCCGGCGGCGCGTTCCGGGCGCGGCTGCCCGGACGCGGCCTCGACCCGTGCGCGGTGGTGAAGGGCTGGGCGGTGCAGCGCGCCGCGGACATGCTGAAGGCCGAGGGCGCGACGACGTTCTGCCTCAACGCCGGCGGCGACGTCGTCACCGCGGGCGAGCCGGAGCCCGGCCGCCCGTGGCGGGTCGGCGTCCGCCACCCCGAGCAGCCACTGGCGGTGTGCGCGGTGCTGGAGTCGCGCAACGGCGCGATCGCGACGTCGGCGGCGTACGAGCGCGGTTCCCACATCCTCGACGGCCGGTCCGGGACACCCGCGACGGGCCTGATGAGCGTCACCGTCGTGGCCGGCGACCTGGTCACGGCGGACGCGCTGGCCACGGCGGCGTTCGCGATGGGCGAGGAGGGCATCACGTGGGCGGCCGACCGGCCGGACTGCGAGATCCTCATCGTCGACGACAGCCGCCGTGTGCACCGGACGGCGGGTCTCGCGCTGGCGTCCTGA
- a CDS encoding VOC family protein: MPSSVLHVSVDCADPYQLCQFWSQVTGKPVPEEDQPGDDECGIALEGGIDLLFLRVPEPKTVKNRLHVCLQPDVPRDEEVSRLLGLGATLVDDLRKPDGTGWAVLADPEGNEFCVLRSAAERAATS, encoded by the coding sequence ATGCCTTCGTCCGTCCTGCACGTGTCCGTCGACTGCGCCGACCCGTACCAGCTGTGCCAGTTCTGGAGCCAGGTCACCGGGAAGCCGGTTCCCGAGGAGGACCAGCCCGGCGACGACGAGTGCGGCATCGCCCTCGAGGGCGGCATCGACCTGCTGTTCCTGCGGGTCCCCGAGCCGAAGACGGTGAAGAACCGGCTGCACGTCTGCCTGCAGCCGGACGTCCCGCGCGACGAAGAGGTTTCCCGGCTCCTCGGCCTGGGCGCGACGCTGGTCGACGACCTGCGCAAGCCCGACGGCACCGGCTGGGCGGTGCTCGCGGACCCCGAGGGCAACGAATTTTGCGTCCTGCGCAGCGCGGCCGAACGCGCGGCGACGTCGTGA